The sequence AATTATGGTTTCACCCACCGTCTACGATTACTATAAATTCCATTAAAATCCTCTTTCGCTTCAATAGGCatctattttataatatatttcacaacCAACAAAAACGTGTTTATGAACAAcgaaatctatatatatatatataaaatatttgctttaacgACAATACcatctgttgttttttttgtttatatgcggCAATACTTTCATTGTGGCGCCGCGGTACGTTTTACACGTAATGTCAGTCAAATGTGTTGCCGTAATAGACGCAACGGACCGATTGGGGGAGGCCTGTTACGTCCATTCGTCACTGTCACTGTCAATGTCAGCTTCAACGATGCTATGAACAATCCGCTTGACTTTGCACCTTACCAAAAACGGGTTCATTTTTACAACTTCTTTTGGAGATGTGGAGCACTCCTATCATGTGAATATTCCAGAGTTTATTCTATATTCTTGGCGTCGTATTCACTTTCGCTTattctttctcttctttttgtttatttatctaCTGTATTGATATCACGGCCGTCGTAACCGAATAAATTGATGCTTTAGTACCAGTCGGAAGTGCGCAGATACGAATCTACGTGTATGAAActacaaatgatagaaaacgttttttctaatagcggtcgttctTCGATAGAAAATGCCAAACCTCCAatagtatttttgccatgaaaaaactcctcataaaaaaccatttgtcgttcggagtcggcttaaaacttcaCAAGGCACAAGTAGGAGGaatagctcggccaaacacctaaaaagagtGTAAGTgcctattatatatgtatatcgccAACTTACGTCCTTTGGAAAAGTGCAATCTTGTATTATACTATTCTTGGGCTTTGCTCAAGTGTTCCCTTTTGATTATGGTACTCTTTGAATGCAACcttgctgaaaaaaaattaggctCAACAACTCTTTTGCCGGGTGGATAATTTTTTCACactagaaatttttggaaaagatTTACGGGAAGCGTATTCAATGGGGAATATGTGgaagtattatatatttattttctttgctatTCAAGTCTCAGACGCAGTATTGGAGACCGATGCTAATACCCTAGTGTTACTGGACAATTTGGCCATTCGTGAAACACAttctattttcttcaaatctttGCAAGGTAAACTCAAACACATTTATAGTGACGTGGTCAAAtacatttatcaaatattgaaaaatgtttctttaacAGAACGGGGTTTTAAACTAGTTTATAAATTGGCTGATGATTCCGGACTAGTTCTTTCGCGTTATGGTGAATATCTTTACAAGAATGTTATTATCTTTGCACCAAGTGTTGAGGAGTTCGGAGGAGAACTTAGCGTCGAAAAGTTAACCGAATTCGTTGACGATGGTGGTAATGTGTTAGTAGCTGCCAGTGAGCAATCGGGTGATGCTTTACGTGAATTCGCTTCAGAATGCGGTTTTGAAGTGGACGAAGAGGGCGCAGCTGTCATTGATCACTTAAACTATGACGCGTCTGATGCTGGTGATCACACTACTATTTTAACTGCAGCGCGTAATCTGATAGACGCCCCAATCATTGTAGGTACAAAAAAGAGCGCTCCTTTAATTTATCGAGGTACTGGTCTGCTAGCCGACAAAGAAAATCCTTTAGTATTGCAATTGCTCACTGGTGAGAGTACAGCATACAGCTATAATCCAGAAAACCCCGTGAAAGAGTACCCACATGCAGTGGGACGCGAAACATTACTCATTGCCGCTTTGCAAGCACGAAATAATGCGCGTGTAATATTCTCGGGGTCACTAcacttcttttctgatgaagcatTTACCGCACCTGTACAATATGCGCAAGATGGTATAACCCACAAGCAAGCAAGTAATCAGGAAGTGGCTACTGCGATCAGTAGATGGGTATTTGGTGAAAGTGGACGACTACGTGTATCTACGGTGAGTCATCACAAGGAGGGAGAATCACTGCCACCAGAACAAGCTTACACAATAACTGATCCAGTTGTCTATACAATAACAATAGAAGAGTTGGTGGAGGAAAAATGGCAGCCTTTCAAAGCAAATGATGTGCAATTGGAATTCGTTCGCATTGATCCATTTATACGCACTACGCTTAAGCAAATAAACGGAGGCCGTTATGAAGCCAAATTTAAAATACCTGATGTATATGGAGTGTACCAATTCAAGGTAAACTACGATCGAGTTGGTTATACACACCTTTACAATACCACCCAAGTATCGGTTCGTCCACTTGAACACACTGAATATGAACGTTTCATACCAAGCGCATTTCCGTACTACACTAGTGCTTTTTCCATGATGATTGGTGTGTTTATATTCTCATTcgtatttttacatttcaagGAGGAAGGCAATGTAGTTTCCACAAGGAGTGGCAAAggagaagataaaaaaatacaataaatataaaagaacttCTCACAATGTggggaaaactaaaaaataaatttattaattatataaaataatttgtttacacaaataaaaactataatttcacattaatataaatgaattaCGCTTGTATATCGAGTGGGTAACTTTTTTTCTTGGGATTTGATTGTAAAATAATGCTAACGACAGGGTTTAATACCTGATGTACATATGAgtattt comes from Anastrepha ludens isolate Willacy chromosome 3, idAnaLude1.1, whole genome shotgun sequence and encodes:
- the LOC128857325 gene encoding dolichyl-diphosphooligosaccharide--protein glycosyltransferase 48 kDa subunit; translation: MGNMWKYYIFIFFAIQVSDAVLETDANTLVLLDNLAIRETHSIFFKSLQERGFKLVYKLADDSGLVLSRYGEYLYKNVIIFAPSVEEFGGELSVEKLTEFVDDGGNVLVAASEQSGDALREFASECGFEVDEEGAAVIDHLNYDASDAGDHTTILTAARNLIDAPIIVGTKKSAPLIYRGTGLLADKENPLVLQLLTGESTAYSYNPENPVKEYPHAVGRETLLIAALQARNNARVIFSGSLHFFSDEAFTAPVQYAQDGITHKQASNQEVATAISRWVFGESGRLRVSTVSHHKEGESLPPEQAYTITDPVVYTITIEELVEEKWQPFKANDVQLEFVRIDPFIRTTLKQINGGRYEAKFKIPDVYGVYQFKVNYDRVGYTHLYNTTQVSVRPLEHTEYERFIPSAFPYYTSAFSMMIGVFIFSFVFLHFKEEGNVVSTRSGKGEDKKIQ